Genomic window (Campylobacter ureolyticus ACS-301-V-Sch3b):
AGAGTGTGGTGCTTGCAAAGAGCAACTTAAATATTTAAAAAACAGTAAATTTAACTTCATAGTTGTGCTTGGAGATGCAAAAGATATGGATGATGCTTTAAATTTTGCAAAAGATAAAGATATCGATTTTCCACTTATTTTTGATAAAGATAGCGTTTTGTTTTTATCAAATGCAGTTGGTGGGATAAGCGGCGTTCCTGCAACTTTTATATACAACAAAGACAATAAAAAAAGGTTTTTAGGTCTTACTCCAAAAAGTGTTATAGAAAAAGAGTTTTAATAAACTTGAAAAATATTTTGATATAATCTAGCTTTTAAGGAAAAAAATGAAAAAAAAGCTAGTTATTTTTACTATTTTATTTACAGTTGTAGCTTTGTTTTTATTAACTTTTAATAAAAAAGAAAAAGATATAAAGACTGAATCTAACCTAGACTGCTATTTAAATATAGAAAATTGTGAAATTTCATATAAAGATAAGCAAGTTTTATTTTCATTTTCCAATAAACCAGTTCGTGCAATGATTCCAAATACTTTAAAAATTTCAAATTTAGAAGGAAATTTTACAAATTTAAACGCCAAAATAAAAGGCGTAAATATGAATATGGGAACCATAAAAGCAAATTTTATAAAAAAAGATGAAATTTATGAAGGTGAGTTAATTTTTAGTTCATGCTATAAAGATATGCTTTATGAAATCTCATTTTTTGATGATAAAATACCTTTAAATTTAAAGGTTTTTGTAGTTATAACTCTTTAATAGATAAATAAAATGGATAAAAAAATTTCAAAATTTATAAGTTTTACAATCCTAACACTATCTCTTACTACAGTTATGGCTGGTGCTGCGATAGCTCCGGCACTTGGGATGATAAGTGAGCATTTTAATCAAACTAGTAAAATTTTAGTATCACAAATAGTTTCAATTCATAGTATTTTTATTATTTTTAGTGCATTTTTATTTGGCTTTTTAACAAAATATTTAAATGCTAAAAATATCGCTATTTTGGGACTTTGTCTTTATATAATAGGTGGAGTTGGAGCATCATTTTTTGATAATATTTGGATAATTTTATTTTTAAGAGCAATTTTAGGAATTGGGGTTGGTTTCATTCAACCACTTACAAACGGACTTATTGGTTTTTTATATGATGATAAAGACAAAGTAAAACTCCTAGGTTTATCATCAGCGATGTCAAGCCTTATGGGCTTAGTAGCAGCACCACTTTCAGCTTATCTTGCTGCAATTTCTTGGAATTATAGCTTTTATATCTATTTTTTAGGTGTTTTTGTTATGGTTTTTGCAGTTTTGTTTTTGCCAACCATTATGCTTAGACAAAATAAAAGTAAAACTACAAATTTAGAGGTCTTAAAACAAATCTATCCATTTTGTGTAGCTGTTTTTTTAGCTATGCTTACTTTTTATTCTTTTCCTACAAATTTTTCAATAAACATACTTGAAAAAGGTTTTGTAGAGCCAAAATATATTGGACTTCTTATGGGTCTTCAACATTTTTTTGTTATTTTAGTAGGAGTATTTTTTGCTAAAATATTAAAAACATTTAAGCATTATTGTAAGTTTATTTTTGGTGCACTTTTTGGAGCTGGATTTTTAATGCAATTTCTAGCATCAAATTTAAATTTTGTCTTTTTGGGGCTTTTTCTTGTTGGTCTTGGACATGGTTTTTTGATGCCATTTATAATGTCAAGAGTAAGCATTTATGTAAAAAAAGAAAATATGGCAATTGCAATGAGCTTAATGAGTATATTTTTATATTTGGGACAATTTGTAAATCCTTATTTGATTAAATTTATACTTATTTTATTTTCATCCAACTCTTCAAATTTAGCATTTTTAATGAGTTTTATTTTCAGTATAATTTTATTTTTATGGTTTTTTTATATAGATCGATTTTATTTTAAAAAATAACCTTTTTTAGGCACAAAACTAAAAATTTGGTGTATAATCTCAAGATTATTTCATTAAAAGGAAAAGTTTTGGAATTTAAAGTAAATGGTGTTGATTTTCATAAATTTACTATCGACACAAAACCTATTATGGAAAAGTATCTTCTTACTCTAGGTGAGGATTTAGAAGTTGATATAAGCGATTATACCTTTGCTGCAAATTACATTTGGTTGTCAAATGTAAGTGGATTTTACGCAATTATCGAAGATAGTTTTTGTCTTTTTGTAATGACTGGAACTGAGCTTAGTATGCTTTTACCACCAATTGGAAAACTTAAAAAGCTTAAAAGTGCTATTTTAAAATGTTTTGAAATTATGAATCAAAACAACTCTTCTAAGTTTTTTTCTCATATTGACTATGTTGCTGAATGCGTGCTTGATAAATTTGCAAAATCCCTAGATAAAACAGCTGATATTTTTGATGTTTTTGAAGATTTTATTTTTGAAAAAAAACTTGCAGATTATATCTATAAAAGCGATGATTTGATAGAGCTAAAAGGAAACGCCTACCATACAAAACGAACTGAAATTAACAAATTTAAAAAAACATATCCAAATTTTGAAGTTTTTCCATTAAGCGTTGAAAAACATACAAACGATATTTTAAATCTTACAAATTTATGGGCACAAGAGCGTATAAAATATATGCCAAGCGTTTCAAATGGCGAGTTTATGGAAGGAATTTATCAAGAGCAAGCAGCAATAAAAAGAATGCTAAATCACTATAAAGAGCTTGAATTAATAGGTATAGTTTTGTATATTGATGGCGTTTTAAAAGGCTTTACAGTTGGTGAAAAAATAAATGAAGGTGTTGCAAGCGTGATAATAGAAAAAACAGATTTTGAAGTTTTAGGTTGCGCGCAATTTATATTTAGAGAGTTTTCTAAGGTTTTAAAAGAGCATTTTGAATGCGATCTTATAAATGTTGGGGATGATATGGGCTTTGAAAATCTTAAAAAAGTAAAGATGAGTTATCGCCCTCACAAACTCGAAATAAAATACTCAATTTATCAAAAATAAAATGATAAGAAAAGCAACTAATAGCGATATAAAAGCACTTTTAGAGATAGAAAATGAAAGCTTTAATGAGTTTAAGCTAAGCAAATCTTCATTTTATTATCATATAAAAAGAAATTTTTTATATGTTTATGAGCTAGAAAGCGATAAATCTATTTTAAAAAAAAGGGAAATTCTAGGATATTGTTTAGTATTTTCATATCTTAAAATTCCTAGAATTTACTCAATCGCAGTTAGTAAAAAAGCTAGAAATTTGGGTGTTGGTTCAGCTATGCTTGAGTTTTTAACTCTAAAGTTTAAAACTCTAAGACTTGAAGTAAGAAGTGATAATAAAGCTATACATTTATATGAAAAATTTGGCTTTAAAAAGGTAAAAATTTTACCAAATTACTATGAAGATTGTGATGGGATTTTAATGATTAGATAAAATCCCAAATATTTTAATTCAAAAATTTCAAATAATTTAAAATTTGATTAGAAATTTTAGTATTTAAAATTTCCATCATTGTGTTAGTACTATTTGTGTTTTTATCGCTTTGAAAGTATAAATTTGTCTCATAAATCTCACCATCAATATTTATTTGAAGTGAAATTTCTGCATCATAAACATAGCTATTAGTAACTGATGAGTAATAGTCATCTAAGGCATCCAATCTATTGTATCCAAAATATCTAAAATTTATACCACTTACAACAAATGGATCAATATCTTTTATATAATTTCGTCTGAAAAAGTTTAAATTTCCTCTGATTTTGGTGGAAGCCTCACTTTTATCGCTGACTATCTCATAGCCATTTTTAGCTAAATTTAGTGAAACGGCCTGTGTTAGATTGCTATCTACACTACTTGTATTTGTAAAATTAACATAAGCCGAGTTGTTATTAGGAGCATTTTTTATAAAAATTGGTTTTGAACTTTTTACAACACTTCTATCGGTATAGGTTTTACCAGCACAACCAAAAAATAAAATAATGCTAAAAAATAAAATTATATATTTTTTCATAAGTTTAAATACCTTAAAATTTGATTTGAGACTTTTTCTTCAAGCTCATTTAAAGCAATTTCAAAAGAACTACCCTCTTTGCTTTGATAATTAAAAAGTGTTTGATAAGTTTTTATATCTTTTAAGCTTTTTACTTTTGCAAAAAAAGAAACTTGAGCCTCATAAGCAGCACTATCAAAAATATTAGCACTTGTTCCAAAACCAATACCAAAATTTGAAAAACCACTACCTAAACCAACACCAACTCTTGGAGATGAGCCACTTGATACATTTATTTTTTTAAAGTAGTCTAAATTAATCTTTATAATAGTATCTGCAAGATTTTCATTATCTATTACGCTATAACCATTTTGCGATAAACTTAAAGCTAGTTTTTTATCTAAATTACTACTAGTTTGGCTTGTGTTTGTAAATTTAATACAAACTTTTTGGCTTTTTGGCTTTTCATCTATAAAAACAGGCTCACTCTGACTCAAAATACCAGCATTTTGAGCTTTATTAGCAGCACAACCAATAAATAAAAATGACATTAAAAACAATATAATATATTTTTTCATCTTTTTATCCTTTTGTTATTTTAGATGAATTTTAGCATAAGTTATGAAATTTAAAGATATATTATTAGATAAATTAAAGTTTTGGAAACTTTCGTCTCCAAAACTTTTTAATTAGTATTTTGTAGCTGCGTTTCTTAAAGTAATTCTAGTTCTATAAATATTAGAAACCTCAGTCGCATCACCAACCAACAAAGCATTTGTTGAACAGATAGCCGCACACATAGGTATCTTACCCTCGGCTATGCGGTTTTGTCCATAAAGCTCTCTTTCTTCGTGTGAGTTAGTCTCTTCAGGTCCACCTGCACACATTGTACATTTATCCATTTCACCTTTTATGCCAAAAGCTCCATCTCTTGGGAATTGTGGCGCACCAAATGGACATGCATAAAGACAATATCCGCAACCTATACAGGTCTTTTTATCGTGTAAAACAACGCCATCTTCTCTAACATAAAAACATTGAACTGGACAAACTTGCGCACAAGGTGCATCCGTGCAATGCTGACAAGCTATAGTTGTAGCTATTTCTTTTCCAGGAACGCCCTCGTTTAAAAGCACAACTTTTCGTCTATTTATACCAATTGGCACTTCATGAGCTGAAGAGCAAGCTACTTGACAACCATAGCAACCTATACATCTATCATTATCCACATAAAATTTTAATCTTGCCATAACGCTCTCCTTATGCCTTTTCCAATCTACACAAACCTGCATTAAACTCTGAAATTTGAGTAACAGGGTCAAAACCGTAGTTTGTTATTGTATTTGAACTCTCACCTATTGTATAAGGTTTAGTTCCCTCAGGATATCTGTGACTTAAATCAACTCCTTGCATAATTCCAGCAAAGTGATATGGTAAGCAGATATTATTTGGTGTTACTGAATAAGAATAGTAACATTTAACTTTTATCTTAGTTCCTTGCGGAGCGTGTATCCACATCATATCTCTATCTTTTATGCCGTATTTTGCAGCTAGACTTGGATGAACATGAGCAAACATTTCAGGTGTTATGGATGCAAGGTATTTAGAAGTTCTTTCTATCATTCCAGCTCCACTTAAATTTACAAACCTAAGTGAACTCATAACAGTTGGAAACTCTTTACTCCAATCTTTTTCTTGTTGCTCGCTTATAAACTTACTTGCAACACGGAAATTTTTGGCTTGATCTTCAAAAGTTGGGTATTTTTGAACTAAATCCCATCTTGGCGAGTGGATCGGCTCTCTATGTTTTGGAATCGGATCTAAAAACTCCCAAACAACAGCTCTTGCTCTTGCATTTCCACATGGACAAACTCCAGCTTCTCTACATTTTTGAGCAATAATTCCACTATAATCATCACTCCAGCTAGGCCCCATCTTTCTTTTTTCATCTTCTGTTAGCGTAATACCTAAAACTTTTTCAATGTTTTCTTTTGTAATTTGTGGATATCCGCCTTTTACTTTTGAACCAGGTAAAGTTATGCTCTCATCAGCTAGTTGATTTACCCCATTGTGCTCTAGTCCAAATCTATTTCTAAAGCCCATACCGCCCTCTGCATAAGGTTTAGAAACATCATAAAGTATCGGAGTTCCTGGATGCTTTTCATCCCAACATGGCCATGGAAGTCCGTAGTATTCACCCTCAACTGGACCTCTTCCCATTTGTGTATCGGGATCAAAGTTGTGCCAATTTTCTTGGTGTTTTCTAAGTCTTGCGGCAGTTCTTCCATTATTTCCTATGCTTTGAGTATTTCTTGCTATCTCATCAGTTGCATCATCAGGCCATTTGAAGTCATCTTTAACTTGTTTTATTTCACCATCAACAATACCCATCTTCATTCCACGCACATACTCATCATAAAAACCAAATTTTTTAGCAAATAAAAACATAACTTCTTGATCTTCTTTGCTTTCATAAATAGGTTTTATAATCTGAGTTCTCCACTGAGCGGCTCTATTTGTAGCTGTTACATAGCCCTCGCTTTCAAACTGAGTTGCAACAGGCAAGACATAAATTCCATCAGGTCTATCGCTAAGGATTGCAACCTCATTTAAAAATGGCTCTGCGACAACTAACATATCTAGCTTATCAAGTGCTTGTTGGATTTTGGTAGTGTGTGCCATAGAGGTAATGCCCGTTCCTTGCACCCAAAGAACTCTTAAATTTCCACTTGAGTATGTTTTTTCCTCTTTTAAGACACCTTGCCACCATTTTGCAAGTGAATATCCCTTTTCATTTCGCCAATTTCTATCTTCAGGATTTGCAGAATCGTGGTAAAAATACTCTTTAAAATTTGTTCCTTTAACTGGCTCACCCAACTTCTCTCGTGGCTCTTTGGTTGAGACAGCAAATCTTTTTACAAACTCATCAAAATCAACTCCCCAGCCTTTACAGTGATGTTTCCATGCACCATCGCCTAAGCCATAATATCC
Coding sequences:
- a CDS encoding TlpA family protein disulfide reductase produces the protein MEKFKSKIILFFIILFICGCNDGILALNSKEPFYFKFKNSELTLTNHDSFGLIFITKECGACKEQLKYLKNSKFNFIVVLGDAKDMDDALNFAKDKDIDFPLIFDKDSVLFLSNAVGGISGVPATFIYNKDNKKRFLGLTPKSVIEKEF
- a CDS encoding MFS transporter; this encodes MDKKISKFISFTILTLSLTTVMAGAAIAPALGMISEHFNQTSKILVSQIVSIHSIFIIFSAFLFGFLTKYLNAKNIAILGLCLYIIGGVGASFFDNIWIILFLRAILGIGVGFIQPLTNGLIGFLYDDKDKVKLLGLSSAMSSLMGLVAAPLSAYLAAISWNYSFYIYFLGVFVMVFAVLFLPTIMLRQNKSKTTNLEVLKQIYPFCVAVFLAMLTFYSFPTNFSINILEKGFVEPKYIGLLMGLQHFFVILVGVFFAKILKTFKHYCKFIFGALFGAGFLMQFLASNLNFVFLGLFLVGLGHGFLMPFIMSRVSIYVKKENMAIAMSLMSIFLYLGQFVNPYLIKFILILFSSNSSNLAFLMSFIFSIILFLWFFYIDRFYFKK
- a CDS encoding DUF2156 domain-containing protein → MEFKVNGVDFHKFTIDTKPIMEKYLLTLGEDLEVDISDYTFAANYIWLSNVSGFYAIIEDSFCLFVMTGTELSMLLPPIGKLKKLKSAILKCFEIMNQNNSSKFFSHIDYVAECVLDKFAKSLDKTADIFDVFEDFIFEKKLADYIYKSDDLIELKGNAYHTKRTEINKFKKTYPNFEVFPLSVEKHTNDILNLTNLWAQERIKYMPSVSNGEFMEGIYQEQAAIKRMLNHYKELELIGIVLYIDGVLKGFTVGEKINEGVASVIIEKTDFEVLGCAQFIFREFSKVLKEHFECDLINVGDDMGFENLKKVKMSYRPHKLEIKYSIYQK
- a CDS encoding GNAT family N-acetyltransferase is translated as MIRKATNSDIKALLEIENESFNEFKLSKSSFYYHIKRNFLYVYELESDKSILKKREILGYCLVFSYLKIPRIYSIAVSKKARNLGVGSAMLEFLTLKFKTLRLEVRSDNKAIHLYEKFGFKKVKILPNYYEDCDGILMIR
- a CDS encoding complement resistance protein TraT, whose translation is MKKYIILFFSIILFFGCAGKTYTDRSVVKSSKPIFIKNAPNNNSAYVNFTNTSSVDSNLTQAVSLNLAKNGYEIVSDKSEASTKIRGNLNFFRRNYIKDIDPFVVSGINFRYFGYNRLDALDDYYSSVTNSYVYDAEISLQINIDGEIYETNLYFQSDKNTNSTNTMMEILNTKISNQILNYLKFLN
- the traT gene encoding complement resistance protein TraT codes for the protein MKKYIILFLMSFLFIGCAANKAQNAGILSQSEPVFIDEKPKSQKVCIKFTNTSQTSSNLDKKLALSLSQNGYSVIDNENLADTIIKINLDYFKKINVSSGSSPRVGVGLGSGFSNFGIGFGTSANIFDSAAYEAQVSFFAKVKSLKDIKTYQTLFNYQSKEGSSFEIALNELEEKVSNQILRYLNL
- the fdh3B gene encoding formate dehydrogenase FDH3 subunit beta; this encodes MARLKFYVDNDRCIGCYGCQVACSSAHEVPIGINRRKVVLLNEGVPGKEIATTIACQHCTDAPCAQVCPVQCFYVREDGVVLHDKKTCIGCGYCLYACPFGAPQFPRDGAFGIKGEMDKCTMCAGGPEETNSHEERELYGQNRIAEGKIPMCAAICSTNALLVGDATEVSNIYRTRITLRNAATKY
- a CDS encoding formate dehydrogenase subunit alpha, which gives rise to MAIDHPISQGSHCSKGIDQIDLTKSKMRLKYPLKKVNGKWERISWETAVNEIGDKMMKIREEDGPDSVEFLGSAKFSNEQAFYFRKFAAFWGTNNIDHVARIUHSATVAGVANTWGYGAMTNHVGDVAKNAKMMLVIGANPAVANPVGAMKHIIQAKDRNNATLVVVDPVYTRTAAKADMFIRIRPGTDIAFIYGMLHLIFKNGWEDKEVIRTRTYGVEEIKEEAKHWTPEEVANVTGCKTEELIQFTRMFAATKPATLFWALGITQHSVGHSNTRILSILQLVLGNMGKEGGGTNILRGHDNVQGATDMNCLADSTSGYYGLGDGAWKHHCKGWGVDFDEFVKRFAVSTKEPREKLGEPVKGTNFKEYFYHDSANPEDRNWRNEKGYSLAKWWQGVLKEEKTYSSGNLRVLWVQGTGITSMAHTTKIQQALDKLDMLVVAEPFLNEVAILSDRPDGIYVLPVATQFESEGYVTATNRAAQWRTQIIKPIYESKEDQEVMFLFAKKFGFYDEYVRGMKMGIVDGEIKQVKDDFKWPDDATDEIARNTQSIGNNGRTAARLRKHQENWHNFDPDTQMGRGPVEGEYYGLPWPCWDEKHPGTPILYDVSKPYAEGGMGFRNRFGLEHNGVNQLADESITLPGSKVKGGYPQITKENIEKVLGITLTEDEKRKMGPSWSDDYSGIIAQKCREAGVCPCGNARARAVVWEFLDPIPKHREPIHSPRWDLVQKYPTFEDQAKNFRVASKFISEQQEKDWSKEFPTVMSSLRFVNLSGAGMIERTSKYLASITPEMFAHVHPSLAAKYGIKDRDMMWIHAPQGTKIKVKCYYSYSVTPNNICLPYHFAGIMQGVDLSHRYPEGTKPYTIGESSNTITNYGFDPVTQISEFNAGLCRLEKA